GTCGAGCCGACGGTCGCGGAGCGCTTGCGCAGTGTTTTCCCCGAGGGCGTCCACAGCGCGATGGCCCGGACGTTCCGCAAGGCCGGCCCGGAGGCCGAGGGACCAAAAGTCGGTCGAGTGGTCGTCGTCACCGCCGGCACCAGCGACCTGCCCGTGGCCGAGGAGGCGCGCGTCACCGCCGAGGCCTGGAATTGCGAGGTGACTCTGCTGGCCGACGTCGGGGTCGCCGGTCTGCACCGGCTTCTCAGCCGGCTCGACCGTCTCAGCGACGCCGATGCATTGGTCGTCGTCGCCGGTATGGAAGGTGCACTGCCGAGCGTGGTCGGCGGGCTGTCGTCGTGCCCGGTCATCGCCGTGCCGACCAGCATCGGCTATGGGGCCAACTTCCAGGGGCTCGCCGCGCTCCTGGGGATGCTCAACAGCTGTTCGTCGAACGTGGTCGTCGTGAACATCGACGCTGGCTTCAACGGCGGCTACGTCGCCGGCCTCATCGCCCGGCGGGCGGGACAGGCCCGAGCGGGCGTCGACGGAAAATCGGACTGAGGTCTCCGCGCCATGGCTTTGAAACGGGTCGAATCCATTCCCTCGCTGCCGGTTCGGTCTCCCAAGGGACACAAGGGGGATTACGGCTCCATCCTGATCGTCGCCGGCGGACGGGGCATGGCAGGAGCGGCGGGGCTTTGCGGGGCGTCGGCCCTTCGTTCCGGCGCGGGGCTCGTTCGGGTCGCCTGCCCAGCCGAGGTCCAGCCTACCGTCGCCTCGTTTGAGCCCTCGTACATGACCTACCCCCTGCCCTGCGACGTCGA
The nucleotide sequence above comes from Paludisphaera rhizosphaerae. Encoded proteins:
- the larB gene encoding nickel pincer cofactor biosynthesis protein LarB, producing MIPRHLAQLFQAVASGEMTPEKAAQAIEAQQQGFAETGGFAHVDLHRRNRCGFPEVVFGLGKTADQIEAILHTQIQHGQGCLVTRVEPTVAERLRSVFPEGVHSAMARTFRKAGPEAEGPKVGRVVVVTAGTSDLPVAEEARVTAEAWNCEVTLLADVGVAGLHRLLSRLDRLSDADALVVVAGMEGALPSVVGGLSSCPVIAVPTSIGYGANFQGLAALLGMLNSCSSNVVVVNIDAGFNGGYVAGLIARRAGQARAGVDGKSD